Proteins encoded in a region of the Verrucomicrobiota bacterium genome:
- a CDS encoding DUF1080 domain-containing protein has translation MKPLSFDGGALGRVVSGSPALTWAGRVAMLLSSLAVAMVLGADAPPAGAVRAFVDGQGPGWRSLGEDDFTAVNCHSNTWTWKGDGVDCTGQPIGVIRTKKAIVNFEMVARWRHLKAGGNSGIFVWASDESIKRLERGQGRLPDGIEVQVLDHGYTEQYEKAAKKKADWFTTHGDVFPTGPARMKPFPPISPDGSRSFPTKHLSKGVGEWNHYYIRCINGEVRLWVNGEEVSGGTECKPATGYLCLESEGSPVEFRQLRIRELP, from the coding sequence ATGAAACCCCTCTCTTTCGATGGCGGCGCTCTTGGCCGTGTGGTGTCTGGAAGCCCGGCTTTAACTTGGGCCGGGCGGGTCGCGATGCTGCTGAGTTCGCTGGCCGTCGCGATGGTCCTGGGGGCCGACGCTCCGCCTGCGGGGGCGGTCCGGGCCTTTGTGGATGGGCAGGGGCCGGGCTGGCGATCCTTGGGTGAGGACGATTTTACGGCGGTGAATTGTCATTCGAACACCTGGACTTGGAAGGGTGACGGGGTGGATTGCACGGGCCAGCCCATCGGCGTCATTCGAACCAAAAAGGCGATCGTGAATTTTGAAATGGTGGCGAGGTGGCGTCATTTGAAGGCCGGAGGGAACTCGGGCATTTTTGTGTGGGCGAGCGACGAGTCCATCAAGCGACTGGAGCGCGGCCAAGGCCGGTTGCCCGACGGCATCGAGGTGCAAGTTCTGGACCACGGCTACACGGAGCAATACGAGAAGGCTGCGAAGAAGAAGGCGGACTGGTTCACGACCCACGGGGATGTGTTTCCAACCGGCCCGGCCAGGATGAAGCCGTTTCCGCCGATTTCGCCGGATGGCAGCCGCAGTTTTCCGACCAAGCATTTGAGCAAGGGCGTGGGGGAATGGAATCATTATTACATCCGCTGCATCAACGGGGAGGTGCGGTTGTGGGTCAACGGGGAGGAAGTCTCCGGAGGCACCGAGTGCAAGCCCGCGACCGGCTATCTCTGTTTGGAATCCGAAGGTTCCCCCGTGGAGTTCCGCCAACTGCGGATTCGTGAACTGCCCTGA
- a CDS encoding DUF1080 domain-containing protein: MNNVHRTFQTLLLAALIPATSSCRTTQQTGWTPLFPEEGVPPGWSARHWADVGQPAKDVSKPWRVEKGVLLGIEPRGAWLVSDREYGDFILEFEWKIGERGNSGVGLRFPSSGDPAFDGIEVQMVDPRYFTPEVWAKTIPAELTGGIYRAIAPTKQLFRPLEWNRYRIECRGATIKVELNGEIVQRVDLNRESKVILRHDNKPAPALKDRPRRGRIGFQELSRSGRVEIRHARIQTLESR, encoded by the coding sequence ATGAACAACGTCCATCGAACCTTTCAAACTCTCCTGCTCGCCGCCCTGATCCCCGCCACGTCAAGTTGCCGCACAACCCAACAGACGGGATGGACTCCCCTCTTTCCAGAAGAGGGAGTGCCACCGGGCTGGTCCGCCCGTCACTGGGCTGATGTGGGGCAACCGGCGAAAGACGTCTCCAAACCCTGGCGTGTGGAAAAGGGTGTCCTGCTCGGAATCGAACCGCGCGGAGCCTGGCTCGTCAGTGACCGCGAGTACGGCGATTTCATTCTGGAATTCGAATGGAAAATTGGGGAACGCGGCAACAGTGGTGTCGGCCTCCGCTTCCCGTCCTCGGGCGATCCCGCCTTCGACGGCATTGAGGTGCAAATGGTGGATCCACGTTACTTCACGCCCGAGGTCTGGGCCAAAACCATTCCCGCCGAACTCACCGGCGGCATTTACCGCGCGATCGCTCCCACGAAGCAATTGTTTCGACCTTTGGAATGGAACCGCTACCGCATCGAATGCCGGGGCGCCACCATCAAAGTCGAGCTGAATGGGGAAATCGTCCAACGCGTGGATTTGAACCGCGAATCAAAAGTGATCCTCCGCCACGACAATAAACCGGCGCCCGCCCTGAAAGACCGGCCCCGCCGGGGACGCATCGGATTTCAAGAATTGAGCCGCAGCGGCCGGGTCGAAATCCGACACGCCCGTATCCAAACCCTCGAATCCCGGTAA